CAACAGCAGGATGACGACAGAGAGAGTTTTTGAAATTAACTACATGAGCTACAGTGAAGCTGAACGTTACAGGTCTGAGAGACagctgcaaaaagaaaagatgaattGTGACcaaaacagcacagaaataTAGGAGATGAGGAGAAGTCGCAGGTATgagtgagagagggaaagacagacagTAGTAAAGATGTCTGTGTCATTGACAGGAGGATGGGGGGGGGCGCTGTAcgtgtctgagagagagagtgctaCGTGGCTACTTGGTTATCTGAGCTGGAAAGACAGTTTTATAATATTGTGCAGCAGGATGCAGCACTAGTCTCTATTCTTGTGGGTTGAGTATGTTCAAAAGATTTGAGTCCAATCATGGAAATTTCtctttgaaaatgtatgaaaatttGATTACATATGTTATTTTGTTGGCAAGTGGTCATGGTTTAAGGAGGATAATACCCTCCAAGCTGTGCATTCTGTAATTGCAATGGATTTGGGAGGCAACAATCCCCAAAAACTTAACATTGAGTGGTTTTTAGCCACTGCATCATTCACTATAATCATGGAACATACAACTGGCATCAGGCAGACGGTATATGGTGCCATCTCTCCGAATCAACCAGGCTTGCAGATCATTCGTGCCGACCAGTACTGCacagaaaactgtgaaacaaaaataactaaACCTCTGAGTGTGGGGATGCTGCACCTTATAATATGTAGAGCACTTTGGTGATATGTTGTGTATAGGTCTGTGATTATGCTAAGGTGCTCTAATGTGAATGTTGTTggtgctgttgttttgttttttggtatcGTAGCTGTCTGTTTGGTATCACAGTTGTCTGTCTGACGACTGCTGTATGGAACAcaatgaatttacaaaagacTAATAAATATCTGTCTATCTAACTTGTCACATATTCTCCGTTACGTAACTCAATGTATACTTTATATGGCAGCTTTAGCTACGTTCCTAAAACTGGAGACCATAGTTTTACAAATCCTATGAGCTCcctatcattatttattttttgaactggaaagatcaacattttttatattttaacagtttaagAAATGCACATGCTATTCCCAGGGCGTAGGTATGACAGCTCAGTTATTACTGCCTTAGACGGTGCATCAAGTTATCCGCCAGTCTCTGCCCAGCACACACcaatgaaaacttaaaaaagtGCCTTGAGGACCTAGAACAAAAAGTATCCATGAGAAATGATAATCCATCTCTACAGTATGCAGTAGTAGTTTTGCTGTTGATGTTACTGAAATACCTGCCTTGACACCAAAGAGAAGAGTGTACTGACACTTCAACTAGCTGCTCAAGTGATGCCTTGACATTAATGAGCCACAAGTGGAACATTAGTAATGCTACTTGTTAGACAGAAGCATATAACAGACAGAAGCATATAACTGTGTTTATagcttgaaaaatgtaatttaatgctCATTTGCTCATTCAGATCCCAACCCTCTATACTTTCAAGAGAGCTAGAGACAAGCACTGTGTGTAGTCCACCACATTAACCCATCCCTTAAACATACCATACAACATACAAGACATCACCGTCCCTGTTGTATACAGACTCAAATGCATTATctctgaaattacatttaaactgATAACATATCTTTTTATGTTCTAGGTTGGTGGTTTGATGCCTGCGGTCCATCCAATTTAAATGGAATGTATTACCAACAAGGTCAAAACTCAAATCGCTTCAATGGAATCAAATGGTACTACTGGAAAGGCTCAGGCTACTCACTGAAGTCCACCACAATGATGATCAGACCGGCAGACTTCTCAGGTTCCCTTTGAATGGTCACTCTCAGATAAACAGCGACTTACACCAAAACCAAAAGTAAAAATTCTCAAGGGATCCAAAGCACTTCATGATGATATTTCAAGTCACATTTTGTGCTTGTCTATGTGTTTAATGATTTGAACCAAATGgattattgcaaaaaaaaaattgtgaatcatgGACTGTCAAACTAACAATGACAAATGTGtatattgaaaataattcaGACTGGGGTGTGTGTAGACAACTATAGGTATTAGTATTTACACTGAGTAACAGCTAGCTAACCAGACAGAAGAGAAGATTTCTTGAAAGATTTTCATATTATGAAGCATCAGTTTAACTATGTTTTCTATCATAGCTGCCTATGTCATTGTAAAAAAGAGACTATGGTACAACATACAAATGGGTGGTTAAACAATTGGCTCCTTATTGTTATTTGCTCTGGAAATGTTTCTGTTGAATGCAAATGTAAAATACCAcataaaatgtttcagttaaGATAACATTTTCTTGCAGAGAATGTATgtacatttgtttaatttatgtgtAGATTCAGAGGATgatatttaatgttattgtaAATGATAGCGATTTTTTTGCATTCTGTTGCATTCTCACTCAAGAATTTCATCCTGAATGCTAGTTCATAGCTAGTTAGCATTTATATTGCACATAAACCAAGAGGAATTTTTAATATAATAGTTTTTGCAGTAtctttttgcagtgttttggaaatgtatttttttatttatgtaatgtttCATTAGAATCTACAACAAACTGATTGTATGAGATTATtaacaagtcaagtcaagtcgtTTCTTGCCATTAAACACAGACTTTAAGTTTGCTCTACCAGTCATTATATACCTGAAGTTGAATATTTAATACAACCACAAAGCAGATCGCTTAAGATATAAACCTTAACTCAGAAGTCTTTTTCTACCTGATAAATGCACAATGACCAGATCACTACAATCTTTTCAGCAGTGTTCTACCTTTCGTACATCtagttcaaaataaataataaattcaaaatgctCCAAACTTgcattgtttgttgttgcttttaaGGTCACTAACCACAGTATAACTACACATTTAAATCTTAATTTCCAAATCTTCAGAAGAGTGATGAGGGTACAGCCCATAATGGTcaatatggataaaatcctCCATTACAGTTTATGTATTTCTATATTGCGATATTGATATTGcgatattgatattttttggaAATCAATTAAGCTTCTGCTCTAAAtccttattgttttaattgatacatctgtcaattgatacatatatatgtggttctcgagaaataataagcaaacGGTCTGCtctgaacaggcacgttttgaacgggcactgcactacttttaaaaaagacaagagaagcGAGAGAGAGGGCAAGCGAGCTGAGAGCACGAGCGAGCAATAGAGGGACAGCAGTGGAAAGCTTTCTTTGAGTGAGAGAAAGCCcgtgaatgacagaaaaataacattattcTCTGATTGTTTCAAGGCTGTCACGtactaaagcacaaataaacaatcaaACACTCAAGAAATGATTTACTTTGGAgacagacgctcttagtttctgttttcttttcctcccctgtatttctccttttcattcattcattacatccaactaatgcagcagtaaacataaagaacaacaggacaaatacgtgttgtttttcctcatgtgtgaaTGCTGTGCTTCAAAagcacacagcagctgaggagcATGAGCAAGCGAGAGAGGAgagcgaggagagagagagcggtggaaagctttctctgaAACAGAAAGCCTGTAAATGAGATAAATAACTGACCAATCAGTGGTCTGCAGTTTTTTCACAGCATGTTTTAGTATTAGCTCAACACGAGAACATTTTTTCACATGGCGTGCTCTAAAAAGACAAAGtacacagtgaaaacacagcttttaatcaagaatggacagactTTTAGGCTACTTCTCACGGGCACTTAAaaaccagtatgtctcatataagcacaaatcttttgagcacaTATACGCACTCAAATAATCCGTgctgaagccacagaaaataaacaagacCCCGATATGAtgaatccactttattttaggatgcatattttttttcaaaagctctctgttatgtattttatttttagatgaagccctcattatacttgaaatgagaaaagattcacTATGATAGTACTTAACACCTGTGTATTacagaatgttagtttctttcatgttgttggtgtatatactcattcacacctcacattaacagtattaatttttctatgcGTTGAAGCAGCAACACCAAGCAATCGGCTCGACACTGCACTAAATAACCAGATGGGAATGTCTGTTTCTGGTAATTCAAATGAATTCAATACCTGACAAATGAAGGTACTGCACATCAGATTACTACAAAGATTCTGTCAATTCAATTGTGAAAATTGTCTGTTTAACCAAAGCTATCCTCTGAAATCAGTTTCTTCCATTAATATTGACAACTGCTAAAGGCAACATCAAGCAGCACAGGGCAGAGAAACTGAACAGACGAGGGAAGTACATGGTTTGCCAAATGCTGGATCCataagggtaaaaaaaaaactgataaagGGCTGTGGGGACATAAAAATATTTCGTCTGTCACAACAAAATCCATCATTCAATATCAAGAGGAAATGAGTTGACGTTTGTCTGCATCAAGACCCCATGTATTCCCTCGCAGTGGCAGGAGAGGACAGTGATTCATGAATGACGAGTTCAGGAAGAGGCAACATCCACATTTCACACAGGATGCTTCAGGAAAAACACGCTGACTGAAAATGGATGACTGACAATAAAAATTAGCAGGTTTCCGACCGACTTCCCCTGCTTTGGTTTTACGAGCCTTTATTAGTTAGGGTGTCAAAATGGGATGTAGCAAAGATGATTTGTATAGAGAAAATGAGGGGACAGATTTATCATAAAATTGAAGAAATCTCAACCATCAGTGTAATggttcacaaaatgtttttgtctgtataCAAAAtctaaagttttttttcattataaaatgTTCTTGCGtactgaaacataaaaaagtagaTTACCTCTAACTTAAGCTTGGCACTTGTCCAGGACTAAGTagtgacaaagaaaaatgtccatatatttacaggctttcTTTTGGCACATTCAGAAACCATTAACCAACTTGCTATTCATAATTCAAAGCTGATCATTATTAAAGAGTTCCATGTATTGATTGACAACTCTCACAAATTACAGGTCCATAGATTTACCCTAATGAAAAACGTAATGAGGTTTTCAGTGAAGTATAATACCGGCAGTATTTGTGTCATGGTCACTCTTTAGAAGCCATTAGACTTTGTGACGACAACGATTGTCACATTGTGCGAGACATACGCCTAAGACACAATATCAATTTTAGGCATTTCAGATTGTGCGCTGAATGCACGGTGAATTGTAGCACTACGATGTAGATaggaaaaagaataaaaaatcaGAGGATCACATGTTTTGAAAATATAGCAAAGTCACAAACTTCTTTTTCACTGAATGTATCTCACAGTGTGATCTAGGACCACCGTTTTCAATTGACGACCAAAGATTTTACCACGTTTCTCTCTCGACTGTCAACTTTCGGCTCAAACAGCCCAAAATCCCACAGTGTAAAGGTGCCTTTACTAGCACTACTACGCACGTTCTGGTACTCACCTGTGCTGCAGGAAACTGGTCTGAGAGTTCATATGGCTCCTCTGGAATCCACTGCCTTTGCTCCAAACACCAGAGAATCTACTCAGGAAAAATCAAAAGATTGTACAATACAATACTCATATCatcagttaaaaataatgtcatgTGAAGGCTTTGAAACATCTACAAAATACCTACCCATTCAAAAGAGAGGATCCAACAGCCACGAGCTATGCCCAAAAGAATATTGAGAGTCCGCCTGGGACCCCCAGACACCACGTGAGTTGTGCTCTCACAAACTCGGTCAACGATCGAGAACCCACCCAGTGTTTTCACCACCTGCATCACCGTGTTCTGCTTCCTATAAGAGGTGAATAACAGAGTAGAAAGCATCAACTGATTAAATAGAACTTGTCACAAATGCATCAAACATGTTGTCAAGTCAAACTgcctttaaatgtaattttaaatgtttcaggTACTTACTCAGTGGGCATGCTTGTCATAACTAATGTTCTCATCTGAAACAAAGATTAAGAGGAACTTGAGACAGGAATCAAAACTTCTCTTAACCAAATGTCTGTTTACTTTAATGGTCCTGGACATTTGAACTAATGTTGTACAAACAAACTGCCATAGATGACTTTATTGTAAAGAAATCTATCACACCATTAAGCAACATGTTCTTGAAGATGCATTAGTGTAGTTCAGTGTTCAATGCTTTCATATCTTATTTATATTTAGGGTGTACTTCTGGGCCTCGCAGTGTGTCAACATCCAAGGAAACCCGCATTGGATTGTGTCAGAAAGTCTGCATATTTATCAGATAATAAATTATCAGTGAGGCAGCTACAGACTAGATTTGGGTTCCTTCCTCCTATAATATAGCATCTCagtaaaaatgtctaaaaaaccTGGAAATACAATGCATAATATGTTTCGTTGGGTATTGTTAGCTGGTTTGTTGAATGATAAAGCACTGAACAGGTAAAGGGATCATTATTCAACACGCTGGCAGACCGTGCACTTTCAGTAACCCTGTCGGATAAATAGTTGCACAGAGaacaaaaaggaaatcaaacatCAAGGCCATGAGTAGGGAAAAACATATTCAGAACCACTGCAACTGAACTGTAAATTTGGAGCCTGATGACTGTTTGCCATCCTGCCACGTACTTTGTCCCCAATAAAACTTGCCGTCATCGACACAAACACCTGAGTAGCGGTTACAAACAGGACCACCGGGCCCTTTCCTGCCAGACACTGATATCTGGCCCCGCAGCTGGAAGTCAGGGGTTAAGGCCTGCTGAACACAGCAGTGCCAAAACAGTGCACCAACCCTGCTAACACCACTCAAACGTCACATTATTCCTGATAAGGAAGTAGGGATGCCAATGAGTTGTTTACTGTCACCCCAGAACTGCTGCTCCACATGTCCTGATAAGTTTCCTTCAGAAAATTGATTACTATTGATATTCCAATTTGCTAAGATCCACAGCAGGGTTATCCACTGTTAACACTACAGGTCAGCCAACAGTGACTAGATTAACTGCTCATTTTGAGGTATTTCAAAACAAGTCAAACAACTCAAAGTATGAGCAGTTACTCTGAAGATGCCTCAAAGGAGACTTTGGTTTATCTTATGCAGAGAACATGTTCTGGCAGCAGCACAAGAAAGCAGGCATTGAAGACTGAGTTGCACATAACAAGTCTTCGACAAAGAGCCGGCGTGAACTGCAGCAGCACGGCCTCTGAGTACAAACGCTCCCAGCAAATGAAGGAATTTTTTTACTCTATGACTTGGTCTCCTTGATGGCAGCTGCTCCGCACGcactgaaaacgacgctattcAGAAAATCAAGGAGAGATGGGGTGGGTTTCTGCGGAAGTTGAGGTCAACTGACGTTGTGAGAGCCAACTGTAAATGGGACCAAGGACCGTAAAAATAACAGATTGAAGCATGTCACGACTGAGGAACAGCTTACATAAACAGTATCTTACATATCAGATAAAATTCTTCATGAACAAGGTCGCAACAACTTCTGACTTACTTTTCAAAGAATCCTACACTTAAAGTGAATTCATGAAAAATTTCAAAAAGTTTAACCTCTAAACCAAAGCTCATCACAAATTTAGGAACTCAATTATTGTTCCTGTGTTGATAAAGTTAAAGAAATCATGAGGTGGACAGAAGAGGTGGAATGTCGATGAACATTTTTAACACCTcctttaaaagattttttaaaagacatttacTTTTATGAATAGTCAAGAGTAAAGAAAGAGAGGGTtcgagagagagaaaagtggatGACGTGTAACAATGCTGAAATGTCTCCTGCTGGATTTCCTTCCGGTTACATATCAATTCTCAGACAACTGGGCAACCAGGGGGCTCCTCTACATTTATCATTGAGCTTTTAtaacaaactaaacatgaacaaaattGTCCTGAATAATTCAATTAATAATTGTATAACTATTATGTATTCTGATCATTTCAGAATGactttttatttaagtttaaCAGTTTTCTCATACAATTGCAAATTTGTTTGGCACTGTTTATATCATAACTCAAGCAACATGAGACTTATCATTATTGCAATCTGCACTTTCAACGACTGGTGAACCCTGCAGGTGTGACTTCCCAGTAATTATCACGGATGACTGTTTATCAATGCTGccaaaatttgatttgaacattcATCTATTATTATGATCTTCACAGAACCCAGAGAATAACTGCAACCTTCCTGTAATCAGGTTACAATAAAGTCAACTTTAAACAGTTCCCCAGGGGATATGATgtaatgtttggcttttttcgGCTACGGCTTATTGAGGTTACCAGCGTAACGAAAACAGAGTCCAGGTGCATTTCACAAGCAAGGAAGTTGTACGCTACCATCACAGAGGCAAAACACAGGAAACCCTCAGGACCAGACAGAACCTCTTGGCTGGATGCGTCAAACGCCTACAGATATGGAAGTGTATGACCTTACTGAGGAAATGCTGAAAAAGGAATTACACACACCAGCAGCATGCTACTGATGCTTAGTTTACTTCCTACACCTCTCGCATCAAAGAGAACCATGAATGATAGGATTTTGTCATATCTTCaatgcagctgcagcagttttGGAGCAAGTAATATACAAACTCAAGTACATGAAGACAGTTTAAAGGACACACAGAAAGGCATCTTAACACTTaaaatgttggttttttttttacaatctattAAGTTTTCTAGAGTTTTGTGGTAGAAGGaagacaaaagcaaaacacTTTGCAAAGTTCAGACTGGTTGAAACTGAGAATTTCATTAAAATTAGCAAAGTATACCAAAATGTGACCTGTCTCAAAGTAAACTACATATATTTTAACTAAAATACAGCAATAAACAAagagtgtatttttatttgaataaattcaTAGTTAAAATTGTGCAATTTCATGACATAGCTATATCTTTCATTAATGAGTAGGCCTCCCACTGCAAGTTGTTTGCAGGGTTTTCCTTTGTAACACTGTATTACATCTATCATCAAGCATTTTTAAGAAGACTTGCTTTTCTAATTTGGTGTACAGAAAATATGAGGCATTCAGAAAATCCAATCATTATATACGCTTAAAACACCAAATTATAGCAGAGTAAAGTAATTGCACAGTTGGACATTTAGAAACAAAACATGCTGCCTTGTTACCTTTGTCTTGTTGACCATTTTCTGAAGACGCAAGCTGACTTGTTTATTGTGATTCTCCTCGGCTTCAGAGGGGATCTCTGCTAAACCAGCTGCATCTGTATGTTCATTTCCTCTACctacatttgcaaaaaaaaaaagggaaaacaactgaaaacagtgTGTTGGGGTAGAGGGGGGTTGTCAATCAAGCAATCACACAGCAggcagtgtttttgttgtgtgcaTTCATGTTTATAAATGCTTGAAATACCATCAGACTACGAGATGAGTAACGAGTCATTAATTTAACTAGGATGAAGACGTATATTCAAATATTCAGATCTCATACATTGCTCAAGCACCCtttcaattaaatgttaaagataCTATGTTTAGTTGTcatgaaatataataaatggTGTCAGAATAATATGGGGACTGACACTAAGCttaaattattaatgttttctgacaGATGAAGACATGTTTCCACCAGTTGGTTTTTCTAAGATGGTGAAACAGGCTTTGATTTTCTATTATGATCtgtttagaaaaacattaaatgctGATTTTTCGTCTTTAATTCCCTTAATCAATATTCCAAACTTCAGTACTTCCCCTGTTCAGGGTCTTCAGGCTCAGCATGTGTTGGGCATTTGGTGGAGTCTATCACATattgacagacaaacaaatgcaTAAAGCTTCCAGTTCACTTCACTTCATGTCTTTGGATTACAAGAGAAAACCAGAAACCAGAAGAAACCCATAAAGACATGAAGAAAACAGATCTCTAACTCTGACATGATGCACAGTGAATATATCGGAGGTATGTGAAGTTTAAATACgcctttaaaagaaaaacatacattcaGAATATTCATATTAAAAAGTCCTTATTCATTTACGTTGATGctctttctttattcttttctttaaaatgacatccaGAAATTCaccttaagaaaaaaaacttttgaaatcACATACATGACCCAGGGATTACAGATATAGCTTGGAAGGTCAAACACATTGAGTAATACTTTGTTGTGTTCACTTCATAATTATGGAGATATCATACAAAACCGGAGTTATCTGGTTCATTGTTATTAAACTCTGGTTCCCTCACTACTCACTTTCCAAAGTGTGAGAAAGGTCATCGACATCAGAGGTTTTCTGCAGCTTCAGTGCTGTGTTATCCTCTGTTATCTTTGTTGATTGCACGGAAGATGCTTTTCTCCGTTTTTGTGGCTCAGTGGTTGTTGAACTGGTGCTTGTAAAGGGTAACGAGCTTTGTCTTCTGCCTTTGACCAGAGATTCTTTATCATCCTGTTGGGGATGACTTTTAGGCTCAGTGTTTGCATCGGACTGCTGATTGCCGGTTTTGACACTTTGactttcctccagtttcctcttCTTCATACTCATGGTTTCTGATCCAGTGCTTTcacttcttctttgttttcttttctttgggACAGAGCCCAACTCAAAAGGAACCTGAATGTCTCTCTCCACAGGCAGACTAGGCAAAAGAGGTCTTTGTGATTTCTTGTGGTGGTTAGCTGGGGAGAAATAGTCCTCAAACACATCATCAGCTCCATCAGCGGAACCTGAGGCAACACTTTGAGACTCACTGGGCAAAGTGAAAGATCGTACCAGGGCAGAAAGTGATGGTCTGGCTCGTTTGGTAGTTTTCTGTTCCACTTTCTGTAACAGTGAAGCAGTTTCTTTTGACAGtttagcagcagcatcagctaACACAGTTGATGACGAGAGGCAACCAGAAGAGTTCACAGTATCGGGACAATTAGGGGTCTTAGTCTCTGTAACAGATTTTACTGCTTTAATTTTTCGCTTTCCCTTTTCAGATTTGCTAGGCGactgttcagtttttttaacAGCAGGGCTAGAAGATTTGATCTGTGATCGCCTCTTTTCTTTGCATAAGTTCTTGCCCTCGTCAGATCTCCCCTCCTGGTGAGGACTTTCTAATAAACCTACAGATTTGTGTTTCCCTATTAGCTTGTTTCTGATTGATGTCCTCATTGACTTTTTCTGTTTAGTCCCTTCTTTGTCCTCAAAGTCCGGACATTTCAAAGGACTTATAGATCTCTGTTTTGACACATCGTGGCAGGGTGACAGCCAGGGCTTTTCAAAGTCTTTTCCGAGGGGTTGTTCAAGACGGTCATGGTCATTAACATGCAGTTGTGTTCTCCCTTCTTCCTTGTCAGGTGAGTAACCAAGTTCAGCAACAGAAGCACTGGAATCATCATCTGACTGGTCATCTGCATtgaggaaaaataataataatcagaatCTCTACAGACAGatgctgacattttttaaattaaaatcactCAGCCACTTCCTGTTCATTGTTCAGGATTCTTAGTGTGTTTTAGCTGGATTTTCAACGGCAGGCAGCTGTTCACACTTCACAAGCTCACACAGGCAGATTGTTCACCACCCACACACTTTGAATTTGTAGGGAGCCTAAATAAACGAGGTTGATGAAGAGAGCTGCTCACATAGCAAACCAAGCAGGATATTTTTCTTAGGAGTTGTCAGAGCAAATGAGGGCTACAACACAAGTAAATAATGCAAATTCAGTAGACAGTCTAAGAGCCAAGTATCTTTAGAGTAGTCAGATTCTttcaatgcagctttaaaataggatgcttgtaaaaaaataaataaataagggaAAAATGAGTCCCAGACAccccaaaaaatacacaaaatataaaatcatataTAAGTTGAGCAAAAAAATTGACAAATTAATGCTCACTGTAGCTTTCTGGTCACCAGCTAGATCACTGACAGTCCCTAATTGACATCTTTATTCAGCAATTTGTACTTTCATTACGCATTTTCTAATTATTCAGAAACATATAGCGAGACACTTTGACAAACATTGGCTCTCTTTTTAGACAACTGTATGATATTATCATCCCATGACTACAAATTGAACTTTGGGgctttaaaagatttttttcaacCTTTATTACAATTTCACATTGATCAATAGCAACAAGATCACAAGCAGTTTTCTTACAGAATCGTTTGAAGACAGTTGGTGTGCTACCAAGAGAAGGCTTCAGCCCAGGGGGTGAGGAGGATTCAACCATTTGTGAGGCTGAAAGAAAGTGACATACATGTGAATTGCTGATGTTTCAGAAgtgctgaaatgttttcagGACCTTGTCAGTTCATCAGTCTCTACACCTGCAGCACATACCTGTGGGTGAGAGGTTTTCCCgtttttctttcatgtctttCAACCTCTGTGCCATATAATCCGACCTTTTCAAAGCGGGGCTATAGACTATTCCGTTCTCTTCATCAATAATGATGGGTGACACATCTGtgactgtggaaaaaaaatactgtgacaTGCCAAATTATATTCCTTGGTTCTAAGTAAAAGATTTACAAAACGCCTTTCGATCTCTTACCCAGAGGTTGCTTTGGAGCTAGGTCTTTCATCATCTTATCTAGCTTTTTCCTCATGCGCCTGTCATTTTCAGGAGTCTTCTCTGGAGAATCTTTTGGCAGCATGCAACGATGCTACATGAAAGGaagtaaataataatagaacAGAGGAGAGCATTTAGTCTTATTTAAGTGTCTGAGTACTACAGAAATGTTTATATTGAAAGACATTGACAACCTCCAGACACCTCATTTAGAGATTATAACAAGATGAGGTTAGACGCACAGTATGTAATTTctgccgctaggggtctctcaatcaaaacaataacaaaagacggagtatGATgacagtgtttctcctatatgCTTTCAACAGCTGTGCTGCTAAATGAACACCACTGCTGAAAATTCACATTGTACATAATAATCACGACGAACGCGAACCACACATCGTGACTAGAGCTAGTGGAGAGAGAATGGGATAGTTTTgcctctccgtctctctcctctgctctgtgtctgtttgcatgaGAGCGGGGCtgagcttcacacacacacagtggacagGATGAAAGAGACTTTAAGTTATACTTTACTCGATTTGACTGCGGCTGCTCGTTGCCATTAAGTGCAACAAAATCTGGCAGTAAGGGAGATGGCACGAGCAATGTATCaaacaagcagaacataaatTTAAATACGACGTCTTTGACTTCCAGTAGTCGACTCCCACTCCCTTCTTATCCTCCACTATACAGAGCTCATTATGCTAATAGTGAACTGTTATGAACAAGCTCAAAACGGATGTTCATTGTATGTAATGACTGAGTCTAATTAACTAAATATCTTAAGATAAGTTGAATTCTTATAGACTTTAGGATGACACTAGCTTGCCGCTCCTCTCTaccagcagaagcagcagcagcagagggagaacagaggagaggatgaatgaTGCCACAGAGCTGTCAAccagtttatttttaaagatctgCAGTCTTTCTAAACAGTAGAGTCTGAGGGCATCAACCATTAATCAGTTCAACAGCATGAAAGGTTATTCTAGAGGTCTTGTCAAAAAGGAGATAAGGTCTGATGTCAGTTAGTCTACATATGAAAAAGATAAACTGGTTGTTACAAACCAGtttacaataaacaataaagaataaatatatt
This genomic interval from Thunnus thynnus chromosome 14, fThuThy2.1, whole genome shotgun sequence contains the following:
- the mcph1 gene encoding microcephalin isoform X3, giving the protein MTTSNDGSVLKDVVAYVDVWSSDKTANYSKAFIQQLQEMGAQVSKTFNKQVTHVIFNNGHLATWRKAKKSHVKLVSVLWVGRCYDDGAHVDEELYPALNDESNPVLKNKKHRCMLPKDSPEKTPENDRRMRKKLDKMMKDLAPKQPLVTDVSPIIIDEENGIVYSPALKRSDYMAQRLKDMKEKRENLSPTASQMVESSSPPGLKPSLGSTPTVFKRFYDQSDDDSSASVAELGYSPDKEEGRTQLHVNDHDRLEQPLGKDFEKPWLSPCHDVSKQRSISPLKCPDFEDKEGTKQKKSMRTSIRNKLIGKHKSVGLLESPHQEGRSDEGKNLCKEKRRSQIKSSSPAVKKTEQSPSKSEKGKRKIKAVKSVTETKTPNCPDTVNSSGCLSSSTVLADAAAKLSKETASLLQKVEQKTTKRARPSLSALVRSFTLPSESQSVASGSADGADDVFEDYFSPANHHKKSQRPLLPSLPVERDIQVPFELGSVPKKRKQRRSESTGSETMSMKKRKLEESQSVKTGNQQSDANTEPKSHPQQDDKESLVKGRRQSSLPFTSTSSTTTEPQKRRKASSVQSTKITEDNTALKLQKTSDVDDLSHTLESRGNEHTDAAGLAEIPSEAEENHNKQVSLRLQKMVNKTKMRTLVMTSMPTEKQNTVMQVVKTLGGFSIVDRVCESTTHVVSGGPRRTLNILLGIARGCWILSFEWILWCLEQRQWIPEEPYELSDQFPAAQYCQI